The Pogona vitticeps strain Pit_001003342236 chromosome 3, PviZW2.1, whole genome shotgun sequence genome includes a window with the following:
- the CALHM2 gene encoding calcium homeostasis modulator protein 2, with protein sequence MAAFVVENFRFLSLFFKSKDVMIFNGLVALGTVGSQELFSVVAFHCPCSPARNYIYGLAAIGVPALALFVIGIIWNNHTWNLVSECHKRGTKNFSAAANFLIFGSVMGRAAVAPVTWSVISLLRGEAYVCALSEFIDPASLSNFPAGYGADTMARFPCNDLPVNVTHFKDEVIRRLKYESQLIGWMLIGAVAVLVFITKCLKHCCSPLSYRQEAYWNQYRSNEAKLFQRTAEIHSKMVAANNVQHFFGFVCLDKEEQELVKEFAVTNIQPRSQWDDVTGVYIYRENNGFPLYSRLHKWAKKMMGNNLGPDSQETAFLAT encoded by the exons atggctgctttcGTTGTTGAAAACTTCCGCTTCCTCTCACTCTTCTTCAAAAGTAAAGATGTGATGATTTTCAATGGCTTGGTGGCCCTGGGCACTGTTGGGAGTCAGGAGCTTTTCTCCGTGGTTGCTTTCCATTGTCCATGCTCCCCAGCTAGGAACTACATCTATGGTTTGGCTGCCATTGGTGTACCTGCCCTGGCCTTGTTTGTCATTGGCATCATTTGGAACAATCATACCTGGAACCTGGTGTCTGAGTGCCACAAACGAGGAACAAAgaacttttcagcagctgccaaCTTTTTGATCTTTGGCTCTGTTATGGGACGGGCTGCAGTGGCTCCTGTCACCTGGTCAGTGATATCACTGCTCCGTGGAGAGGCCTATGTCTGTGCCTTGAGTGAATTCATAGATCCCGCCTCCCTGAGTAACTTTCCAGCTGGCTATGGAGCAGATACCATGGCCAGGTTCCCTTGTAATGATCTGCCGGTCAATGTGACACATTTCAAGGATGAAGTAATACGGCGATTAAAATATGAGTCTCAG CTGATTGGATGGATGCTCATCGGTGCGGTTGCAGTTCTCGTGTTCATCACCAAGTGCCTGAAACACTGTTGCTCACCTCTCAGCTACCGCCAGGAAGCTTACTGGAACCAGTACCGCTCCAATGAAGCCAAGCTCTTCCAGCGCACTGCGGAGATACATTCCAAGATGGTGGCTGCCAACAATGTCCAGcatttctttggttttgtttgtttagacAAAGAGGAGCAGGAGTTGGTGAAAGAGTTTGCTGTGACAAACATACAGCCCAGGTCACAGTGGGATGATGTCACTGGAGTCTATATCTATCGAGAGAATAATGGTTTCCCTCTCTACAGTCGTCTCCATAAATGGGCCAAAAAGATGATGGGAAACAATTTAGGTCCCGACAGCCAGGAAACAGCCTTCCTAGCTACCTAA